From one Gossypium hirsutum isolate 1008001.06 chromosome D08, Gossypium_hirsutum_v2.1, whole genome shotgun sequence genomic stretch:
- the LOC107897860 gene encoding 50S ribosomal protein L18, chloroplastic has product MVFRQARPNWPRTCPLFHSYALSLFLSKSRSSQTSLPSHSNTHSTIHTCFLCVAFQYIPILKPWKAGRQTALRNLESQLGMEITATAMTMTVTTGLQFAGSLNHKQTSFLGVPLRLSMSNPQPSLPSVFLNVQAKARTRTEDREARHSRIRKKIEGTPDRPRLCVFRSNKHLYVQVIDDSKMHTLASGSTMQKPICEEFNYTSGPTIEVAKKVGEFIAKSCLEKGITKVAFDRGGYPYHGRVQALADSAREHGLQF; this is encoded by the exons ATGGTGTTCAGGCAAGCAAGGCCGAACTGGCCGAGGACATGCCCTTTATTTCATTCATACGCTTTATCCCTTTTCTTATCCAAATCCCGCTCCTCCCAGACTTCACTCCCCTCTCACAGCAACACTCATAGCACTATCCACACTTGCTTTCTTTGCGTTGCCTTCCAGTACATCCCCATTTTAAAGCCTTGGAAAGCAG GCAGACAGACAGCATTAAGGAATCTCGAATCTCAACTGGGTATGGAAATTACTGCAACGGCTATGACTATGACTGTCACTACGGGATTACAGTTTGCTGGTTCTCTCAATCATAAACAGACTTCTTTTTTAGGAGTTCCCTTGAGGCTGTCAATGTCAAACCCTCAGCCATCTTTACCCTCTGTCTTCCTCAATGTTCAAGCCAAAGCTCGCACCCGAACGGAAGATCGTGAGGCCCGCCATTCTCGCATTAGGAAGAAG ATTGAAGGGACACCAGATAGACCAAGACTGTGTGTCTTCCGCTCGAACAAGCATCTCTATGTCCAAGTCATTGATGACTCAAAGATGCACACACTAGCTTCCGGTTCAACAATGCAGAAACCGATTTGTGAGGAGTTCAACTACACATCTGGTCCTACCATT GAAGTGGCGAAGAAAGTTGGTGAATTCATTGCAAAATCTTGTTTGGAAAAAGGGATCACAAAGGTTGCCTTTGACAGAGGTGGATATCCCTATCATGGACGTGTACAAGCCCTTGCTGATTCTGCTAGGGAGCATGGGcttcaattttaa
- the LOC121220304 gene encoding uncharacterized protein, translating to MDFVQWLTWVFEQLTPCQGRLFCYALWAIWGDRNRRIHEEKVSNGKEIANFISNYITELTGFEKRKSVIITENKRWRHPHCEFIKINFDSAYNESQNRSASGIMARDAEGKVLLSCSEIHNDITSAFAAEAIACWKAVQIGVENGWQSIIFEGDSFAIIKKCNIKGQDRSLVGAYIYDIQQKISGSNNIRFQHTPRTANNLAHILATETLRRKKEIYLEMEVPDYAEEQKRYDWVCEPD from the coding sequence ATGGACTTCGTACAGTGGCTTACCTGGGTGTTTGAACAGCTCACCCCTTGTCAAGGTCGCCTTTTCTGCTACGCACTTTGGGCCATATGGGGAGATCGAAACAGAAGAATACACGAGGAAAAAGTCAGTAACGGAAAAGAAATTGCAAACTTCATCAGTAACTACATTACTGAGCTTACTGGTTTCGAAAAAAGAAAATCGGTAATAATAACAGAAAACAAAAGATGGAGGCACCCACATTGTGAGTTCATCAAGATTAACTTCGACAGTGCATACAATGAGAGTCAAAACCGTTCAGCTTCAGGTATTATGGCCAGAGATGCGGAAGGAAAAGTTCTTTTATCCTGTTCAGAGATCCACAATGACATTACCTCTGCATTTGCTGCTGAAGCAATAGCGTGTTGGAAAGCAGTTCAAATAGGAGTCGAAAATGGATGGCAGTCAATCATCTTTGAAGGAGATTCCTTCGCAATAATAAAGAAATGCAACATAAAGGGTCAAGATCGATCACTGGTAGGGGCATATATTTATGATATCCAACAGAAAATAAGTGGCTCCAATAATATCAGATTCCAACATACACCAAGAACTGCAAATAATCTTGCACATATTCTTGCAACAGAAACTCTAAGAAGGAAAAAGGAGATATACCTGGAAATGGAGGTCCCTGACTATGCCGAAGAGCAAAAAAGGTACGATTGGGTATGTGAACCAGATTAG